One window of Enterobacter sp. RHBSTW-00175 genomic DNA carries:
- a CDS encoding iron ABC transporter permease translates to MMRTSLAFILFALLLVAGGIAHLGIGARFIAPQTVVQALLHFDPRNFDHNVIVKLRLLRLFAALTTGAALGVAGVLLQSVIRNPLGEPHILGLNAGAALAVVLTSALGLSLPFGRPLIAATGAGALFLLVLMFSSAGRTGLTPMKVTLCGVALSAFASSITAAVLILDEQTLLAMRTWLAGDLAGLNGEIVRTASWVAGAGFALALWLSPSLNMLALGDRMAQGLGVALLKTRLFALLAIALLCGAAVSIAGPIGFIGLVVPQLIRRLVSVDIRVMVPLSALCGALVLLIADLAARTLFTPYELATGVMTALVGAPVFIVMASRMFK, encoded by the coding sequence ATGATGCGCACATCTCTGGCTTTCATCCTTTTTGCGCTGCTGCTGGTGGCGGGTGGCATTGCCCATCTGGGGATCGGCGCGCGTTTTATTGCCCCGCAAACGGTGGTGCAGGCGCTCCTTCATTTCGATCCGCGCAATTTCGACCATAACGTCATCGTTAAGCTGCGGTTGCTGCGCTTGTTCGCCGCGCTGACCACCGGCGCGGCGCTTGGCGTGGCGGGTGTGTTGCTGCAATCCGTTATCCGCAACCCGCTGGGTGAACCGCATATTCTGGGGTTGAATGCCGGGGCAGCACTGGCGGTGGTGTTAACCAGTGCTCTGGGGCTTAGCCTGCCGTTTGGTCGCCCGCTGATTGCTGCGACCGGTGCCGGGGCGCTGTTTCTGCTGGTGCTGATGTTCTCATCCGCCGGGCGCACCGGGTTAACCCCGATGAAGGTGACCCTGTGCGGCGTGGCGTTGTCGGCATTCGCGTCGTCTATTACCGCCGCCGTGCTGATCCTGGATGAACAGACGCTGCTCGCCATGCGTACCTGGCTGGCGGGGGATTTGGCTGGATTAAACGGCGAGATAGTTCGCACGGCATCCTGGGTAGCTGGTGCAGGTTTCGCGCTGGCGCTGTGGCTGTCGCCATCGCTGAATATGCTGGCGCTGGGCGACCGTATGGCACAGGGATTAGGCGTTGCGCTGCTGAAAACCCGCCTGTTTGCACTGCTGGCGATTGCGCTGCTGTGTGGTGCTGCCGTTTCCATTGCCGGGCCCATCGGGTTTATTGGCCTGGTGGTACCGCAGTTGATCCGCCGTCTGGTGTCAGTAGATATTCGCGTGATGGTGCCGCTTTCTGCCCTGTGCGGTGCGCTGGTGTTACTGATTGCCGATCTGGCCGCCCGCACGCTATTCACCCCTTATGAGCTGGCCACCGGCGTTATGACGGCGCTGGTTGGCGCACCGGTCTTTATCGTTATGGCATCGAGGATGTTCAAATGA
- a CDS encoding iron ABC transporter permease, translated as MKRAVLRAGLRPLRIGAYSALVRPRALACLALFLLITVLLLSFGLTHGSLPIPTSAIGRALFYPESLPADARYIVMDIRLPRLLMAVLCGAMLGMAGAAMQSITRNGLADPGLIGVKEGCSATVLLLIFQFPALSLFWRPAVGMVGGLLTALLVVALARDISRPRFILTGIGVSWAFAAAMGVFMTTADVRDVQTAMLWLAGSLHTANWALVSVAAGWAVPACALLLFTARAADVALLGNQAATGLGVRTSRLALLRLLAPVVLTAACVSCVGSIGFVGLIAPHMARALLRGGQTALLLGSAVLGALLVLMADNVGRLAFLPLQLPAGIVISLIGGPFFLLLLWQRRDRF; from the coding sequence ATGAAGCGGGCGGTTTTGCGAGCCGGTCTGCGGCCGTTACGCATCGGCGCATATTCAGCGCTCGTGCGTCCGCGCGCGCTGGCGTGCCTGGCGCTGTTCCTGTTAATAACGGTGCTGTTGCTCAGTTTTGGCCTGACGCACGGCTCACTGCCTATTCCCACTTCCGCTATCGGTCGTGCGCTGTTTTACCCTGAAAGCCTGCCTGCGGATGCGCGTTACATCGTGATGGATATTCGTCTGCCACGCCTGCTGATGGCCGTACTGTGTGGCGCCATGCTGGGGATGGCGGGGGCGGCAATGCAGTCCATTACCCGTAATGGACTGGCCGACCCGGGGCTTATCGGCGTGAAAGAGGGCTGTAGCGCGACGGTGTTGCTGCTGATTTTTCAGTTCCCGGCGCTGAGCCTGTTCTGGCGTCCGGCAGTGGGTATGGTCGGCGGGCTGCTGACGGCATTACTGGTGGTGGCTCTGGCGCGTGATATTTCGCGGCCACGTTTTATTCTGACCGGTATTGGCGTCTCCTGGGCTTTTGCGGCGGCAATGGGCGTCTTTATGACCACGGCTGACGTGCGTGATGTCCAGACCGCGATGCTGTGGCTGGCGGGGAGTCTGCATACGGCAAACTGGGCGTTAGTGAGCGTGGCGGCAGGGTGGGCTGTGCCTGCATGTGCCTTACTGCTCTTTACCGCCCGTGCGGCCGACGTGGCCCTGCTCGGCAATCAGGCCGCCACCGGGCTGGGCGTTCGTACGTCACGGCTGGCGCTGCTGCGCCTTCTCGCCCCTGTAGTGCTGACTGCTGCCTGTGTCTCCTGCGTGGGCAGTATCGGGTTTGTCGGATTAATTGCCCCGCATATGGCGCGCGCCTTGTTACGTGGCGGGCAAACCGCATTGTTGTTGGGGAGTGCCGTGCTGGGCGCACTGCTGGTGCTGATGGCAGATAACGTCGGTCGTCTGGCGTTTTTACCGCTGCAACTCCCCGCAGGCATTGTGATTTCTTTAATTGGCGGGCCGTTTTTCCTGCTGCTGCTCTGGCAGCGTCGGGACAGATTTTAG
- a CDS encoding DUF2264 domain-containing protein: protein MSAVNKEKSNPLSSRQDVVAALNTLLSALDTQFPAGHSRFSLGDTCAHYATDIAQMEGLSRALWGLFPLMASGETTAFSNKYIAAIRSGTDPHSEGYWGETAPYDQRLVEMASYGLGLSLLQDTLTSQFTERELMNLHTWLNQITDAQMPDSNWNYFAIMVQLGFKRAGLPFSQRAIDERFAMMDAYYLGDGWYSDGPGRPKDYYISMAFHFYGLIYATLSGDEPRATILRERSRLFATDFIYMSAADGASVPFGRSLTYRFAMVAFWSAVAFSGLEVFTPGIVKGIVLRHLRWWQQQPITDRDGILTLGFAYPNLAMCEDYNSPGSPYWALKTYLILALPETHPFWQAEEQPLPALAEKQVIPHAQQILIHADASQHVTLLTAGQLELNNYVNTEAKYTKFAYSSHFGFTIERGRYGLKHAACDSMLLLADGDNYFRGRRGCDAVRVDEHYLYSRWSPWHDVHIETWQVPFGEWHLRLHRINSARVLQTVEGGFAVMKTEHQLRERGCYLDAQNGSSAIVCLSPELMRQPDSIVTPPNSSIMFPECASVPLLKTDIPQGESWLCCAVIASEKQKHYAAVPQLNITHHQVVIREPGGERQLSFTL from the coding sequence ATGTCGGCGGTAAATAAAGAAAAATCAAATCCATTGTCTTCCCGCCAGGATGTAGTGGCGGCGTTAAATACCCTGCTGAGTGCGCTGGATACGCAGTTTCCGGCAGGTCATTCGCGCTTTTCGCTGGGGGATACCTGTGCGCATTACGCTACGGATATCGCGCAGATGGAGGGGCTTTCTCGAGCATTGTGGGGGCTATTCCCGCTGATGGCATCCGGTGAAACCACCGCGTTTAGCAACAAGTACATTGCGGCTATCCGGTCTGGTACCGATCCGCACAGCGAGGGCTATTGGGGGGAAACCGCGCCTTACGATCAGCGTCTGGTAGAGATGGCGTCGTACGGGCTGGGGCTGTCACTGTTGCAGGACACACTCACGTCGCAGTTCACGGAGCGCGAGTTGATGAATCTGCACACCTGGCTGAACCAGATAACAGATGCCCAGATGCCGGACAGCAACTGGAACTACTTTGCCATTATGGTTCAGCTTGGGTTTAAACGCGCCGGGCTGCCGTTCAGCCAACGGGCCATCGATGAGCGTTTTGCGATGATGGACGCCTACTATCTGGGTGATGGCTGGTATTCCGACGGCCCGGGCCGACCGAAAGATTATTACATCTCGATGGCGTTCCACTTCTACGGTCTGATTTACGCGACCCTGAGTGGTGATGAACCGAGGGCGACCATTCTGCGTGAACGCTCGCGTCTGTTTGCCACGGACTTTATTTATATGTCTGCCGCTGATGGCGCGTCGGTGCCGTTTGGCCGTAGCCTGACCTACCGCTTTGCGATGGTTGCCTTCTGGAGTGCAGTGGCCTTTTCCGGGCTGGAGGTGTTCACGCCGGGTATCGTGAAAGGGATTGTTCTGCGCCATCTGCGCTGGTGGCAACAGCAGCCCATTACCGATCGTGACGGTATTCTGACGCTCGGCTTTGCCTATCCCAACCTGGCGATGTGTGAAGACTACAATTCCCCTGGCTCACCGTACTGGGCGCTGAAAACATACCTGATCCTGGCTCTACCAGAGACTCACCCGTTCTGGCAGGCCGAAGAGCAGCCGTTGCCCGCGCTTGCTGAAAAACAGGTGATCCCCCATGCCCAACAGATCCTGATACACGCGGACGCATCGCAGCATGTCACGCTGCTCACCGCCGGGCAGCTTGAACTGAATAACTACGTCAATACCGAAGCCAAATACACCAAATTTGCCTACTCCAGCCATTTTGGTTTCACCATTGAACGCGGGCGTTATGGCCTGAAGCACGCCGCCTGTGACTCCATGCTGCTGCTGGCTGACGGGGATAACTACTTCCGCGGTCGCCGCGGGTGTGACGCGGTGCGGGTGGATGAACATTACCTCTATTCACGCTGGTCACCGTGGCACGACGTCCATATCGAAACCTGGCAAGTCCCGTTCGGGGAATGGCATTTGCGCCTGCACCGTATCAACAGCGCCCGCGTCCTGCAAACGGTGGAAGGGGGCTTTGCCGTGATGAAAACCGAACACCAGCTCCGTGAGCGCGGCTGTTACCTGGACGCACAAAACGGCAGCAGCGCGATTGTGTGTCTGTCGCCAGAACTGATGCGCCAGCCGGACAGCATCGTGACGCCGCCGAACAGCAGCATTATGTTCCCGGAGTGCGCCTCTGTTCCGCTGCTGAAAACCGATATCCCGCAAGGGGAAAGCTGGCTGTGTTGTGCCGTCATCGCCAGTGAAAAACAAAAACACTACGCGGCAGTGCCGCAACTGAACATTACTCATCACCAGGTCGTTATCCGCGAACCTGGAGGCGAACGTCAGCTGTCGTTCACATTATAA
- a CDS encoding AraC family transcriptional regulator, translating into MRDTLKSDHLELITLNDAIASFSRLFANTVRYHHWHQCLEILYVEEGFGVAIVDNRHYTMRPGRLFFFPPFTLHKVMVDEQAEAIYRRTIIHLDPHAVLKVLRDFPQTLQRLQKLSRRGGEAWVADVFASHAHIDHLLECYAKRASVQPLNSENIASLLISLFAMLPGDNDGAPGSSHGIASQVMFWLDEHYREKFRLDALAEELGKSRSYVSRKFHAETGEKIHDYLNTIRLRKACECLLHTDASVREIAEQVGFSDVTWFISAFRKGIGETPLQYRKNHADR; encoded by the coding sequence ATGCGCGACACGCTAAAATCCGATCATCTTGAGCTGATCACCTTAAACGATGCCATTGCGTCGTTTAGCCGACTCTTTGCCAATACCGTGCGTTATCACCACTGGCATCAGTGTCTGGAAATTCTGTATGTGGAGGAAGGATTTGGCGTGGCGATTGTTGATAACCGCCACTACACCATGCGCCCCGGGCGACTGTTTTTCTTCCCACCCTTTACCCTTCACAAAGTGATGGTGGATGAGCAGGCAGAGGCGATTTATCGACGCACCATTATTCACCTCGATCCCCATGCGGTGCTGAAGGTACTGCGTGATTTCCCGCAGACCCTGCAACGATTACAAAAGCTCTCACGCCGTGGCGGGGAGGCATGGGTCGCGGATGTGTTTGCCAGCCACGCGCACATTGATCACCTGCTGGAGTGCTATGCAAAGCGCGCCAGCGTTCAGCCCCTTAACAGTGAAAATATTGCCAGCCTGCTGATTAGCCTGTTTGCCATGTTACCCGGTGATAATGACGGAGCACCCGGCAGCAGCCACGGGATCGCAAGCCAGGTGATGTTCTGGCTCGATGAACACTATCGGGAAAAATTCAGGCTGGATGCGCTGGCCGAAGAGCTGGGGAAGTCACGAAGCTACGTGTCGCGAAAATTCCATGCTGAAACGGGCGAGAAGATCCACGACTATCTGAACACTATCAGGCTGCGGAAGGCGTGCGAATGCCTGCTGCACACGGATGCCAGCGTACGTGAAATAGCCGAACAGGTGGGTTTTTCCGACGTGACCTGGTTTATCAGTGCATTCAGGAAGGGGATTGGCGAAACGCCGTTGCAGTACCGGAAGAACCATGCTGACCGCTGA
- a CDS encoding NAD(P)H-dependent oxidoreductase — translation MSNLLIINGAKEFAHSKGQLNDTLTEVADGFLRDAGHDVKVVRADSDYDIKAEVQNFLWADVIVWQMPGWWMGAPWTVKKYIDDVFTEGHGSLYASDGRTRSDGSKKYGSGGLIQGKKYMLSLTWNAPMEAFTDKDQFFEGVGVDGAYLPFHKANQFLGMDPLPTFIVNDVIKMPDVPRYIAEYRKHLGEIFA, via the coding sequence ATGAGCAACCTCCTGATTATCAACGGCGCGAAAGAGTTCGCGCACTCTAAAGGCCAACTGAATGACACCCTGACCGAGGTCGCGGACGGTTTCCTGCGCGACGCCGGGCATGATGTTAAAGTTGTACGCGCAGACAGCGACTATGACATCAAAGCAGAAGTGCAGAATTTCCTGTGGGCGGATGTGATTGTCTGGCAGATGCCAGGCTGGTGGATGGGCGCGCCGTGGACGGTGAAAAAGTACATAGACGATGTGTTCACCGAAGGCCACGGTTCACTGTATGCCAGCGACGGTCGTACCCGTTCAGATGGGTCTAAAAAATACGGCTCTGGCGGCCTGATTCAGGGCAAAAAATACATGCTGTCGCTGACCTGGAACGCGCCAATGGAAGCCTTCACCGATAAAGACCAGTTCTTTGAAGGCGTGGGCGTAGACGGTGCATATCTGCCGTTCCACAAAGCAAACCAGTTCCTGGGGATGGACCCACTGCCGACCTTTATCGTCAATGACGTAATTAAAATGCCGGACGTCCCGCGCTATATCGCAGAATATCGCAAGCATCTCGGCGAGATTTTTGCTTAA
- a CDS encoding putative quinol monooxygenase, with translation MLTVIAEIRTRPGQHHRQAVLDQFAKIIPTVLKEEGCHGYAPMVDAATNASFQATAPDSIIMVELWETVSHLEAHLQTAHMKAWSDAVKGDVLETHIRILEQGV, from the coding sequence ATGCTTACCGTTATTGCTGAAATCCGTACTCGTCCAGGTCAACATCACCGCCAGGCGGTGCTGGATCAGTTCGCGAAGATTATCCCGACCGTACTGAAAGAAGAAGGCTGCCACGGCTACGCGCCAATGGTCGATGCCGCGACAAACGCCAGCTTCCAGGCGACTGCACCCGATTCAATCATTATGGTTGAACTGTGGGAAACCGTGTCACACCTTGAAGCACACCTGCAAACCGCGCACATGAAAGCGTGGAGCGATGCGGTGAAAGGTGACGTGCTGGAAACCCATATCCGTATTCTGGAGCAAGGGGTTTAA
- a CDS encoding oligosaccharide MFS transporter → MENTSTNNRTEYYKISSFIFLYFFTWSASIGLLAIWLGQKANLSGTVIGTVFAVNGVFSVILKPIYGYILDKIGMSKYLLYFVVAMSALMAPFFIYVYQPLLMSNTLLGIIIGALYLSFAWYAGVAACESYSDRFSRLNGMEFGQIRMWGSLGWAVASSFSGLLFNLSPAYNFIMGSVTSVIMLVVLISLKVNTNSAHAGEVLTKEKIAPADVYALLRSRKFWAFCLYVAGVAWMMFIAEQQFSRYFVTFFDDIHQGNAVFGYLGTVQSGMEFIMYMVIPLFVNFIGAKRGLLIVGLIVGARLIISGLCDSHLLISVLKPLYGLEICLLLVSVFKYIAEHFDKRVNATMYLLGYQAMLYVGNVVVSSPAGLLYDRIGFEQTYIIMGATALTFTLISAFTLSACQCKWRSAKALNVAEQNPSR, encoded by the coding sequence ATGGAAAATACATCTACGAATAACAGAACCGAATATTACAAAATAAGCAGTTTTATTTTTCTCTATTTCTTTACCTGGTCGGCCAGTATTGGCCTGCTGGCAATCTGGCTCGGACAAAAAGCCAATCTCAGCGGCACGGTTATCGGTACGGTATTTGCGGTTAACGGTGTGTTCTCCGTTATTCTGAAACCCATCTACGGTTATATTCTCGATAAGATAGGCATGAGCAAATACCTGCTCTATTTTGTGGTGGCGATGTCTGCCCTGATGGCACCGTTCTTTATTTATGTTTACCAGCCGCTGTTAATGTCCAACACCCTGCTGGGGATTATCATCGGTGCGCTCTATTTAAGCTTTGCCTGGTATGCGGGTGTGGCGGCGTGCGAATCCTACTCTGACCGCTTCAGCCGTTTAAACGGTATGGAATTTGGGCAAATTCGTATGTGGGGTTCGCTTGGCTGGGCGGTGGCGTCCTCTTTCTCTGGCCTGCTGTTCAACCTCTCTCCGGCCTATAACTTTATCATGGGCAGCGTGACATCGGTCATTATGCTGGTGGTATTGATTAGCCTGAAAGTGAACACTAACTCCGCTCATGCAGGCGAGGTGTTAACCAAAGAAAAAATCGCCCCGGCGGATGTCTACGCCCTGCTGCGTAGCCGTAAGTTCTGGGCCTTCTGCCTGTATGTGGCAGGCGTGGCGTGGATGATGTTTATCGCTGAGCAGCAGTTCTCGCGTTATTTCGTTACCTTCTTTGATGATATTCATCAGGGTAACGCGGTGTTTGGCTATCTGGGCACGGTGCAGTCGGGGATGGAGTTCATCATGTATATGGTGATCCCACTGTTTGTGAATTTCATTGGCGCCAAGCGCGGGTTATTGATTGTGGGGCTAATTGTTGGCGCGCGGCTGATTATTTCTGGTCTGTGTGATTCCCATTTATTAATTTCCGTCCTGAAACCACTCTACGGTCTGGAAATCTGCCTGTTGCTGGTTTCAGTATTTAAATATATCGCCGAGCATTTCGATAAACGCGTTAATGCCACCATGTATTTACTGGGGTATCAGGCGATGCTGTATGTCGGCAACGTGGTTGTCTCTTCACCCGCAGGCTTACTGTATGACCGCATCGGTTTTGAACAAACCTATATCATCATGGGTGCTACGGCGCTGACCTTTACCCTTATTTCTGCATTTACGTTATCTGCCTGCCAGTGCAAATGGCGCAGCGCAAAGGCGCTGAATGTTGCAGAGCAAAATCCATCTCGCTAA
- a CDS encoding MurR/RpiR family transcriptional regulator, with protein sequence MIRKDKARVDVYGERFRSRGHQLTPRLLLVARYINENREAVMEQTAMEIATLLKTSDATVVRAIQALGFAGLRDLKQTLEQWFGPVVNSSEKMSTTVNTLTSDVNASIDFVLEGHQHTCDVLSEPGNRYAMAQAVSLLAQARQVAIFGIGASGILAEYTARLFSRIGLPATPLNRTGIGLAEQLIALQRGDVLVMMAQKSAHREGQTTLREARRLGIPTILLTNALESRFSKEASVVIHVPRGGEKGKIPLHGTVLLCLEMIILSVASTEPQRTIKSMKRINEFHRGLKPGKKSG encoded by the coding sequence GTGATCAGAAAAGACAAAGCGCGGGTAGACGTATATGGCGAACGCTTCCGATCCCGCGGGCATCAGCTGACACCGCGCTTGCTGCTGGTGGCGCGGTATATCAATGAAAACCGTGAGGCAGTAATGGAGCAGACGGCAATGGAAATCGCCACGCTGCTGAAAACCTCCGATGCGACCGTGGTCCGTGCCATTCAGGCGCTGGGCTTTGCCGGGCTGCGCGACCTGAAGCAAACGCTGGAGCAGTGGTTTGGCCCGGTGGTGAACTCCAGCGAAAAGATGTCCACCACGGTGAATACCCTCACCAGCGACGTGAACGCGAGCATCGATTTTGTGCTCGAAGGGCATCAACACACCTGCGATGTGTTGTCTGAGCCGGGTAACCGTTACGCGATGGCGCAGGCGGTGTCGCTGCTGGCGCAGGCACGGCAGGTCGCTATTTTTGGCATTGGCGCATCCGGTATTCTGGCCGAATACACCGCGCGACTGTTTAGCCGTATTGGTCTGCCCGCCACACCCCTTAACCGTACTGGCATTGGCCTGGCCGAGCAGCTGATTGCGCTTCAGCGGGGTGACGTGCTGGTGATGATGGCACAGAAATCTGCTCATCGGGAAGGGCAAACCACCCTGCGTGAAGCCAGGCGTCTGGGCATTCCGACCATCCTGCTGACTAACGCGCTGGAGTCGCGCTTCAGTAAAGAGGCAAGCGTGGTCATCCACGTGCCGCGCGGCGGCGAGAAAGGCAAAATCCCGCTGCATGGCACCGTGCTGCTGTGTCTGGAGATGATTATTTTGTCCGTGGCCTCAACCGAGCCGCAGCGCACCATTAAGTCGATGAAGCGCATCAACGAGTTTCATCGCGGGTTAAAGCCGGGGAAGAAGAGCGGTTGA
- a CDS encoding glycoside hydrolase family 88 protein, with amino-acid sequence MLSRITEERLPAIPAPVDPRAFGDELSSARRHILDLIGRHLTAFGERFPAETCKEGFYPLTDNVEWTTSFWTGQLWLAWEMSGDEKFRAMAEKHVRSFGLRIAGRNDTNTHDLGFLYTLSCVAAWRLTGNREARGFSLLAAEALLERFHDKAKIIQAWGDLADPEQAGRMIIDCNMNLPLLYWASEQTGDPRFADAAKAHVMQAATYLIREDASTFHTYYMDVVTGAPRYGNTQQGYADDSCWSRGQAWGIYGFLLSYIYTGDETMIALSKRLANYFLNRLPEDYVCHWDLALVGTDALRDSSSAAIAVCGLLELVKHLPETDPDRAHYLEWAKGIMSSLTKHYLMGKDEKGNGLLKHSVYHLASNKGVDECASWGDYFYVEALVRFTQSWKLYW; translated from the coding sequence ATGTTAAGTCGTATCACTGAAGAGCGCCTGCCCGCTATTCCTGCACCCGTCGATCCGCGTGCGTTTGGTGATGAACTGAGTTCGGCGCGCCGCCATATCCTCGACCTGATTGGCCGTCATTTAACGGCGTTCGGTGAGCGCTTCCCGGCGGAAACCTGTAAAGAGGGTTTTTATCCGCTGACGGACAACGTGGAGTGGACGACCAGCTTCTGGACCGGGCAGCTTTGGCTGGCGTGGGAGATGAGCGGGGATGAGAAATTCCGTGCGATGGCGGAAAAACATGTGCGTTCATTTGGTCTGCGTATCGCCGGGCGTAACGACACCAACACCCACGATTTAGGCTTTTTGTATACGCTCTCCTGCGTGGCAGCCTGGCGGCTGACCGGCAACCGTGAAGCGCGCGGTTTCTCTCTGCTGGCGGCAGAAGCGCTGCTTGAGCGCTTCCACGACAAAGCGAAAATTATTCAGGCGTGGGGCGATCTGGCCGACCCTGAACAGGCCGGGCGGATGATAATCGACTGCAACATGAACCTGCCGCTGCTCTACTGGGCGAGCGAACAGACGGGCGATCCCCGTTTTGCCGATGCGGCGAAAGCCCACGTGATGCAGGCGGCGACTTACCTGATCCGTGAAGATGCCTCGACGTTCCACACTTACTATATGGATGTGGTCACTGGCGCGCCGCGTTATGGCAACACCCAGCAGGGCTATGCTGATGACTCTTGCTGGTCACGCGGGCAAGCGTGGGGGATTTATGGTTTTCTGCTGAGCTACATCTATACCGGTGATGAGACGATGATCGCCCTGTCTAAACGGCTGGCGAACTACTTCCTTAACCGCCTGCCGGAAGATTACGTCTGCCACTGGGATCTGGCGCTGGTGGGAACCGATGCGCTGCGCGATTCGTCATCGGCGGCTATTGCGGTGTGCGGGTTGCTGGAGCTGGTGAAACATCTGCCGGAAACGGATCCTGACAGGGCGCATTATCTGGAGTGGGCGAAAGGGATCATGTCGTCACTCACAAAACACTACCTGATGGGTAAAGACGAGAAGGGCAACGGGCTGCTGAAACACTCGGTCTATCATCTGGCGAGCAACAAAGGGGTGGATGAGTGCGCAAGCTGGGGGGATTACTTCTACGTTGAGGCGCTGGTGCGGTTTACCCAGAGCTGGAAGCTGTACTGGTAG
- a CDS encoding iron-siderophore ABC transporter substrate-binding protein — protein MRVLFSLLLLVGFSVSAAEPTQVFTDDLGRKVTVPVHPQRIVSLHDLDITIPLIELGAPPVASHGRTRPDGSHFIRSSGMLTGVDFDNSSIRFIGTADIDIEAIAAAKPDLIITEPTRNTPVEQLEKIAPTVSIDHLDGGAPEIYRKLAQLTGTQARLKILERRYQEQINALKATIDTRKITVSVIQANQGKITAMHSYHSLGRVLRDAGFTFPPLIESIPDGGRIDVSAERLPELDADFVFATWRGDTGGKPQDELAAMDAVMPGWCQFLNACRTGRYILISREEAISNSFASLGLMAAQVQSQIAGRPLPEASR, from the coding sequence ATGCGCGTACTTTTTTCATTGCTGTTGCTGGTCGGGTTTTCGGTGAGTGCGGCAGAGCCGACTCAGGTGTTCACGGACGATCTGGGGCGCAAGGTTACCGTGCCCGTTCATCCGCAACGGATTGTTTCGCTGCACGATCTGGATATCACTATCCCCTTAATCGAGCTTGGCGCGCCTCCGGTTGCCAGCCACGGTCGCACGCGACCGGACGGCAGCCATTTTATACGCTCCAGTGGGATGTTAACGGGCGTTGATTTTGATAACTCCTCCATCAGGTTTATCGGCACCGCGGATATCGATATCGAAGCCATTGCTGCCGCAAAACCGGATCTGATCATCACCGAGCCGACCCGCAACACGCCGGTTGAGCAACTGGAAAAAATCGCCCCCACGGTGAGTATCGATCACCTCGATGGCGGTGCGCCGGAAATTTACCGCAAGCTGGCGCAACTGACGGGAACGCAGGCGCGGCTGAAGATCCTTGAGCGTCGCTATCAGGAGCAAATCAATGCGCTGAAAGCGACCATTGATACCCGCAAAATCACGGTGTCGGTGATTCAGGCTAATCAGGGCAAAATCACCGCCATGCACAGCTATCACTCCCTGGGACGCGTGCTGCGTGATGCCGGGTTCACCTTCCCGCCGCTTATCGAGAGTATCCCGGATGGCGGGCGTATTGACGTCAGCGCCGAGCGCCTGCCAGAGCTGGACGCCGATTTTGTCTTTGCTACCTGGCGTGGCGATACGGGCGGAAAACCGCAGGATGAGCTGGCGGCGATGGATGCGGTGATGCCTGGCTGGTGTCAGTTTCTGAATGCCTGTCGTACCGGGCGTTACATCCTGATTTCCCGTGAAGAGGCGATTTCAAACTCATTCGCTTCACTGGGGCTGATGGCCGCTCAGGTGCAGTCTCAGATAGCGGGGCGTCCGCTGCCGGAGGCCTCCAGGTGA